A region of Streptomyces deccanensis DNA encodes the following proteins:
- a CDS encoding gas vesicle protein K, producing the protein MPLTVDEKSLKHGVLSLVVTLVEVIQEALERQALRRINGGDLTLEESERLADALLELDEAMDQIKDDHGITSSVADLHRGLDEVVDDVVDKLVNPRRWAEEAEA; encoded by the coding sequence ATGCCCCTGACCGTCGACGAGAAAAGCCTCAAGCACGGCGTGTTGTCTCTGGTGGTCACGCTGGTGGAGGTCATCCAGGAGGCGCTCGAACGCCAGGCTCTGCGCCGTATCAACGGAGGCGACCTGACGTTGGAGGAGAGCGAGCGCCTGGCCGACGCCCTGCTGGAACTGGATGAGGCGATGGACCAGATCAAGGACGACCACGGCATCACTTCCTCCGTCGCGGACCTGCACCGGGGACTGGACGAGGTGGTCGACGACGTGGTCGACAAACTGGTCAACCCTCGGCGCTGGGCCGAGGAGGCCGAGGCATGA
- a CDS encoding gas vesicle protein, protein MTAEASPLRPTRDPRVTLDDLVEVLLNKGAVLHLDLIVAVSDVPLIGVSLRAAVAGMETMLEYGMMRNWDEATRAWAERSTARRSIDLRDGERVISRMSGGHLLTEGPSRTWRPGTVWLTDRRLAVVRDEPREVLWESELGVVRGVRLAPEATVGGEERLRVRVALADGTEELLSAQDPERLHDRLTDACAGRLDDAFWHTSSAVEERPLAEGRLWFHEPRRSGPLWRCGQGRLTGEALTWKSPMDSRPALVVPTAEIADVRRAANGTSPAGDGEVLVLRATGRGEVLLAAGDSVPWAQALTTAGSLPPAA, encoded by the coding sequence GTGACGGCTGAGGCATCGCCCCTGCGTCCCACGCGTGACCCCCGGGTGACACTGGACGACCTGGTGGAGGTCCTGCTGAACAAGGGCGCGGTCCTGCACCTGGACCTCATCGTCGCCGTGTCGGACGTCCCGCTGATCGGGGTCAGTCTTCGGGCGGCCGTCGCCGGTATGGAGACGATGCTCGAGTACGGCATGATGCGGAACTGGGACGAGGCGACCCGGGCTTGGGCCGAACGGTCCACCGCACGCCGCTCCATCGACCTGCGGGACGGCGAAAGAGTCATCAGCCGCATGAGCGGCGGACACCTGCTGACCGAGGGACCGAGCCGCACGTGGCGGCCCGGCACCGTCTGGTTGACCGACCGGCGTCTGGCCGTGGTGCGGGACGAACCTCGGGAAGTCCTGTGGGAGAGCGAGCTCGGCGTGGTCCGGGGTGTCCGCCTCGCCCCGGAGGCCACGGTGGGCGGCGAGGAACGCCTGCGGGTACGGGTGGCGCTGGCCGACGGGACGGAGGAACTGCTGTCGGCCCAGGACCCCGAGCGGCTGCACGACCGTCTCACCGACGCGTGCGCGGGCCGACTGGACGACGCGTTCTGGCACACGTCGTCGGCCGTCGAGGAGCGGCCGCTGGCGGAGGGGCGGCTGTGGTTCCACGAACCGCGCCGCAGCGGCCCGTTGTGGCGCTGTGGGCAGGGGCGGCTCACCGGTGAGGCACTGACGTGGAAGTCACCCATGGATTCCCGACCCGCCCTGGTCGTACCCACCGCCGAGATCGCCGATGTGCGCCGTGCGGCGAACGGGACCAGCCCCGCCGGGGACGGCGAGGTGCTCGTCCTCCGTGCCACCGGGCGGGGCGAAGTGCTGCTGGCCGCGGGCGACTCGGTGCCTTGGGCGCAGGCGCTGACCACGGCGGGGTCCCTGCCACCGGCCGCATGA
- a CDS encoding gas vesicle protein: MSSYPDDNVRNRAAFPPASTRRDGAMAGTRGGGAVPLQPRRDGDGGLAHVVETLLDKGLVLNADIMVSVAGVELLGIRLRAALASFETAAHYGLEFPSGTDTETAAWRQARVAKETCPQCDKRAPVEQLLQEYCPWCGWRSAHARLTQQAVTGPVPLDGSTTDGDRASVEAGALDEAARRDG, from the coding sequence ATGAGCAGCTATCCGGACGACAACGTGCGCAACCGGGCCGCCTTTCCGCCCGCGAGCACACGCCGCGACGGGGCGATGGCCGGAACGCGAGGCGGGGGAGCCGTGCCGCTGCAGCCCAGGCGGGACGGCGACGGGGGTCTGGCTCATGTCGTGGAGACCCTGCTGGACAAAGGACTGGTCCTCAACGCCGACATCATGGTCTCGGTGGCGGGGGTGGAACTGCTCGGCATCCGACTGCGCGCCGCCCTGGCCTCCTTCGAGACAGCCGCTCACTACGGGCTGGAGTTCCCCTCCGGTACGGACACGGAGACGGCCGCCTGGCGGCAGGCGCGGGTGGCGAAGGAGACATGCCCCCAGTGCGACAAGCGTGCTCCCGTCGAGCAACTGCTGCAGGAGTACTGTCCCTGGTGCGGTTGGCGCAGTGCCCACGCCCGGCTGACGCAGCAGGCCGTTACGGGGCCCGTCCCTCTCGACGGCTCCACCACTGACGGCGACCGCGCGAGCGTGGAGGCTGGGGCCTTGGACGAGGCGGCCCGGCGTGACGGCTGA